The following are encoded together in the Patescibacteria group bacterium genome:
- a CDS encoding methyltransferase domain-containing protein, producing the protein MNNKYKFGIYDNISRWNSYFHQIDEILKLKQNNILEIGIGNSFLKNYFDNNFKNISFKTLDINPDLNPDYVSSVDNINLDDNLFDIVCAFEVLEHLPFEKLEQCLKSLHRVSKKYCIISVPHWGRNFGFKIILPYFHEIKVHFKLPFLAKKHIFNGEHYWEIGKKGFKLNKIKKIIDNYFDIKKDFVSFENPYHHFFILEKR; encoded by the coding sequence ATGAATAATAAATATAAATTTGGAATATATGATAATATATCTAGATGGAATAGTTATTTTCATCAAATAGATGAAATATTAAAACTAAAACAAAATAATATTTTGGAAATTGGAATTGGTAATAGTTTTTTGAAAAATTATTTTGATAATAATTTCAAAAATATTTCCTTCAAAACTTTGGATATAAATCCAGATTTAAACCCAGATTATGTTTCCAGTGTTGATAATATAAATTTGGATGATAATTTGTTTGATATTGTTTGTGCATTTGAAGTTTTGGAACATTTACCTTTTGAAAAATTAGAACAATGTTTAAAATCTCTTCATAGAGTTAGTAAAAAATATTGTATTATAAGTGTTCCACATTGGGGAAGAAATTTTGGTTTTAAAATTATTTTGCCATATTTTCATGAAATAAAAGTTCATTTTAAATTACCATTTTTGGCAAAAAAACATATTTTTAACGGAGAACATTATTGGGAAATAGGTAAAAAGGGTTTTAAATTAAATAAAATAAAAAAAATCATTGATAATTATTTTGATATAAAAAAGGATTTTGTTTCTTTTGAAAATCCGTATCATCATTTTTTTATTTTGGAAAAGAGATAA
- a CDS encoding glycosyltransferase family 4 protein, translating into MKLLICTQKVDKNDGVLGFFHNWIIEFTKHCEKVVVICLFQGEYDFPKNVEVLSLGKENGESRLKYIFRFYKYIWKYRKEYDNVFVHMNSEYVILGGIFWKFLNKKIYLWYVHKSKNIYLRIVNIFVKNIFTSSKESCLIKSKKIIFLGHGVDLNIFRKINIEKDKNLYKLLYVGRISPIKNLDILIEVFNILKKDSLINNLSLTIVGDVVYESDRGYLNNIKKKINDYKLNNYISFLGNIPIDKMSDIYNNHDLSINLSPTGGMDKTVLESFVCGVPCIVFNKAFKDVFGEYGDVFILDNLDTKELSTKIYNIYRNSNLEDTKRLLDLIQKDYNLSQLITNISNKINL; encoded by the coding sequence ATGAAATTATTAATTTGTACACAAAAGGTAGATAAAAATGATGGAGTATTGGGCTTTTTTCATAACTGGATTATTGAATTTACAAAACATTGTGAAAAAGTTGTAGTAATTTGTTTATTTCAAGGGGAATATGATTTTCCAAAAAATGTAGAAGTTTTATCTTTAGGAAAAGAGAATGGAGAAAGTAGATTAAAATATATTTTTAGATTTTATAAATATATTTGGAAATATAGAAAAGAATACGACAATGTCTTTGTACATATGAATTCAGAATATGTGATTTTGGGTGGAATATTTTGGAAATTTTTAAACAAAAAAATATATTTGTGGTATGTACATAAATCAAAAAATATTTATTTAAGAATCGTAAATATTTTTGTAAAAAATATATTTACTAGTTCCAAAGAATCGTGCCTCATAAAATCAAAAAAAATTATTTTTTTGGGACATGGAGTAGATTTAAATATATTTAGAAAAATTAATATAGAAAAAGACAAGAATTTATACAAATTACTTTATGTTGGAAGAATATCTCCTATAAAAAATTTAGATATTTTAATTGAAGTATTTAATATATTAAAAAAAGATTCTTTAATTAATAATTTATCATTGACTATAGTTGGAGATGTAGTTTATGAATCAGATAGAGGATATTTAAATAATATAAAAAAGAAAATCAATGATTATAAATTAAATAATTATATTAGTTTTCTTGGAAATATTCCTATTGATAAAATGTCTGATATTTACAATAACCATGATTTGAGTATAAATTTATCACCAACTGGTGGAATGGATAAAACTGTTTTGGAATCTTTTGTTTGTGGTGTTCCTTGTATAGTTTTTAATAAAGCATTTAAAGATGTATTTGGTGAATATGGAGATGTTTTTATTTTAGATAATTTAGATACAAAAGAATTATCTACGAAAATTTATAATATTTATAGAAATAGTAACTTAGAAGATACAAAAAGATTATTAGATTTGATACAAAAAGATTATAATTTAAGTCAGTTGATAACTAATATTTCTAATAAAATTAATTTATGA
- a CDS encoding glycosyltransferase: MKIFVIGNDKNIFDKESKLFGRVVEYSQLVEKYTVVVPNNKTINLNVSEHLNIFSFGGKNKFFQIIKLFFSSIKIFKNEKFDVISVQDQYFLGFVAYLLSKMFRIGTEIQVHGFEKFYGIRKLLAKYVLKNANSIRVVSDRLKNQLIRDFGVLENKITIVPIYSDLKKIDTCLNDNSEFIFITISRLVKVKNIQMQIKAFKNVVNFFENNSQKKVKDLKLWIIGGGLLETKLISQVNNLNLDKKVEFFGWRNNLDDFYKKADVFLLTSNYEGWGIVIIEAANYGLPIIMTDVGCAGEFITNNENGIVIPIGDQKALEYKMIDLIENNDLRTKLSENVKKSISKLLTKEETFNLYKKSWEKAVL; the protein is encoded by the coding sequence ATGAAGATTTTTGTAATTGGAAATGACAAAAATATTTTTGATAAAGAGTCTAAATTATTTGGAAGAGTTGTTGAATATTCCCAGCTTGTAGAAAAGTATACAGTAGTTGTACCGAATAATAAAACGATTAATTTAAATGTGTCAGAACATTTGAATATATTTAGCTTTGGTGGTAAAAATAAATTTTTTCAAATTATAAAATTATTTTTTTCTTCTATAAAAATTTTTAAAAATGAAAAATTTGATGTTATAAGCGTTCAAGATCAATATTTTTTGGGTTTTGTTGCTTATTTGCTATCAAAAATGTTTAGAATTGGTACAGAGATACAGGTTCATGGATTTGAAAAATTTTATGGAATTAGGAAATTATTAGCAAAATATGTTTTGAAAAATGCAAATTCTATAAGAGTTGTAAGTGATAGATTGAAAAATCAACTTATAAGAGATTTTGGAGTTTTAGAAAATAAAATAACTATTGTACCTATTTATTCTGATTTAAAAAAAATAGACACATGTCTAAATGATAATAGTGAATTTATATTTATTACAATTTCCAGATTGGTAAAAGTAAAAAATATACAAATGCAAATAAAAGCATTTAAAAATGTAGTAAATTTTTTTGAGAACAATAGTCAAAAAAAAGTCAAGGATTTAAAACTGTGGATAATTGGTGGTGGTTTGTTAGAAACAAAATTAATATCTCAGGTTAATAATTTAAATCTTGATAAAAAGGTTGAATTTTTTGGTTGGAGAAATAATTTAGATGATTTTTACAAGAAAGCAGATGTGTTTTTACTTACATCAAATTATGAAGGATGGGGAATAGTAATTATTGAAGCTGCAAATTATGGATTGCCAATTATTATGACTGATGTTGGATGTGCTGGAGAATTTATTACAAACAATGAAAATGGAATTGTAATTCCTATTGGAGATCAAAAAGCATTGGAGTATAAAATGATTGATTTAATAGAAAACAATGATTTGAGAACAAAATTATCAGAAAATGTAAAAAAATCTATTTCTAAATTATTAACGAAAGAAGAAACATTTAATTTGTATAAAAAATCTTGGGAAAAGGCAGTTTTGTGA
- a CDS encoding glycosyltransferase family 4 protein has product MNKKILIATGIYPPDIGGPATYSKELAKILKDQWYDVCILTYSNINISESDKDLKYKLIRIKRTNKLLNYIKYFIALCKNINNYDVVYAFDYFSAGIPSLIVSKLFGKKIMIRIGGDFIWERYLNISYTAETLKNYYELGLYKKDLFRFFIIKFVLKSADRLVFTTNFQKQIFEKYYNLKSDRISVINNPVFFDSNIGDLADDIKNNEIICPGRMINKNNLERLIDIFLSIKQDNFVLRLIGDGPMFDKLKEKSDNKKIFIENSKNRNELMGILKKCRAVVLPSYTDISPNTAIECLFLQTPFVITKEHGFDWLRGKVLEFDPLYNEEIKKALENIMNEDFYLEYLKKVKNINYNYKKEDMLRDTIKLFEEIL; this is encoded by the coding sequence ATGAATAAAAAAATATTAATAGCTACAGGAATTTATCCGCCAGATATTGGAGGTCCGGCTACATATTCAAAAGAATTAGCAAAAATACTAAAAGATCAATGGTATGATGTTTGTATTTTGACTTATTCAAATATAAATATTAGCGAATCGGACAAAGATTTAAAGTATAAATTAATAAGAATAAAAAGAACAAATAAATTATTAAATTATATAAAATATTTTATAGCACTTTGTAAAAATATAAATAATTATGATGTTGTTTATGCATTTGATTATTTTAGCGCTGGAATTCCATCGCTTATTGTTTCTAAATTGTTTGGAAAAAAAATAATGATAAGAATAGGTGGAGATTTTATTTGGGAAAGATATTTGAATATATCTTACACAGCAGAAACTTTGAAAAATTATTATGAATTAGGGCTTTATAAAAAAGATTTGTTTCGTTTTTTTATAATAAAATTTGTTTTGAAAAGTGCTGATAGATTGGTATTTACAACAAATTTTCAAAAACAAATCTTTGAAAAATATTATAATTTGAAAAGTGATAGAATTTCTGTAATAAATAATCCAGTTTTTTTTGATTCAAATATAGGTGATTTGGCAGATGATATAAAAAACAATGAAATAATTTGTCCAGGAAGAATGATAAATAAAAACAATTTAGAAAGATTGATTGATATTTTTTTGTCAATTAAACAAGATAATTTTGTTTTGAGATTAATTGGTGATGGACCTATGTTTGATAAATTAAAAGAAAAATCAGATAATAAAAAAATATTTATTGAAAATAGTAAAAATAGAAATGAATTAATGGGTATTTTGAAAAAATGTCGCGCTGTTGTTTTGCCTAGTTATACAGATATTAGTCCAAATACAGCAATAGAATGTTTATTTTTGCAAACTCCATTTGTCATTACAAAAGAGCATGGATTTGATTGGCTAAGAGGAAAAGTTTTGGAGTTTGATCCACTATATAATGAAGAAATAAAAAAAGCATTGGAAAATATAATGAATGAGGATTTTTATTTGGAATACTTAAAGAAAGTAAAGAATATAAATTATAATTATAAAAAAGAAGATATGCTACGAGATACAATTAAATTATTTGAAGAAATATTATGA
- a CDS encoding glycosyltransferase family 4 protein — MQTKNNIKIVILSAFYEPFMSGAEQMVKEISEKLGDFYDITIITGRFNKKLEKIEQRENFKIIRVGIGNKVIDKILYPILSNFVILKIKPNIVHAIMESYAGVALIFTKYFYSKAKRILTLQSGDLDDNRKQRKFFIKLFWKSIHKSPDIITAISYFLANRAIKLGVDEKDIYVIPNGVDFSKIPQNIDKVKNRVLCVARLSWEKGIDYLVKAWKELIVQIPDAKLVLVGEGNKRYEIEKLIKDLNLESSIELKGNLSHEKTLIEISKSEVFVCPSLAEGLGIVFIEAQACNVSVIGTKVGGIPDIIVNNENGLLIESKNSEQITNSIIKLLNSEELRNKFIENAKKSVLKYDWGKIVEQISNLYKF, encoded by the coding sequence ATGCAAACAAAAAATAATATAAAAATAGTAATTCTATCTGCTTTTTATGAGCCATTTATGTCTGGTGCAGAACAGATGGTTAAAGAGATTTCTGAAAAATTAGGTGATTTTTATGATATTACAATTATTACTGGAAGATTTAATAAAAAATTAGAAAAAATTGAACAAAGAGAAAATTTCAAGATTATAAGAGTAGGAATTGGAAATAAAGTGATAGATAAAATTTTGTATCCAATATTATCAAATTTTGTAATTTTGAAAATAAAACCAAATATCGTTCATGCTATTATGGAGAGTTATGCTGGAGTAGCATTGATATTTACAAAATATTTTTATAGTAAGGCAAAAAGAATACTAACTTTACAAAGCGGGGATTTGGATGATAATAGAAAACAAAGAAAATTTTTTATAAAATTATTTTGGAAAAGTATTCATAAAAGCCCAGATATTATTACAGCAATAAGTTATTTTCTTGCAAATAGGGCTATCAAGCTAGGAGTAGATGAAAAAGATATTTATGTAATACCAAATGGAGTGGATTTTTCAAAAATTCCTCAAAATATAGATAAAGTAAAAAATAGAGTACTATGTGTTGCAAGATTATCTTGGGAAAAAGGAATTGATTATCTTGTGAAGGCTTGGAAAGAATTGATTGTACAAATTCCAGATGCAAAATTGGTTTTGGTAGGAGAGGGTAATAAGAGGTATGAAATAGAAAAATTAATAAAAGATTTAAATTTAGAAAGTAGTATTGAACTGAAAGGAAATCTTTCTCACGAAAAAACACTTATTGAAATTTCAAAGTCAGAAGTTTTTGTATGCCCATCTTTGGCAGAGGGACTTGGAATTGTTTTTATAGAAGCTCAGGCTTGTAATGTTTCTGTAATTGGTACAAAAGTCGGAGGAATTCCAGATATCATAGTAAACAATGAAAATGGTTTACTGATAGAATCAAAAAATAGTGAACAAATCACAAATTCAATAATAAAATTGTTAAATAGTGAAGAATTAAGGAATAAATTTATTGAAAATGCAAAGAAAAGTGTTTTGAAGTATGATTGGGGAAAAATCGTAGAACAAATAAGTAATTTATACAAATTTTAA
- a CDS encoding NAD-dependent epimerase/dehydratase family protein: MDKLTNKNILVTGGAGFIGSHLCDELLNLNANVVALDNLSTGKMENLELASKNSNFEFVKGDVNDLSLLKSVFEQYHFDYIFHYAAVLGVKRVMEQPLLVLDDIVGIKNILSLSKEFSIKKVVFSSSSEAYGTLNELPLREDNNKELSYQTHSTSLYALVKLMGEKIMKVYNDNYGVKTCSLRFFNVFGERQESSAYGFVVGVFIKQVLKGESLTIYGDGYQTRDFIYVKDNVRSAIKALLSDSTNGETINIGLGRQTTILDLAQRIIKISNKDLKPVFIGERGYEIKYRSPDVSKMQSLLGEKIEDNLDENLKKTYEYYANKK; the protein is encoded by the coding sequence ATGGATAAATTAACAAATAAAAACATTTTGGTAACAGGAGGAGCTGGATTTATAGGATCTCATTTATGTGATGAATTGTTGAATTTAAATGCAAATGTCGTAGCTTTGGATAATCTCTCAACGGGAAAAATGGAAAATTTGGAATTAGCAAGTAAAAATTCTAATTTTGAATTTGTAAAAGGAGATGTAAATGATCTAAGTTTACTAAAATCTGTTTTCGAGCAATATCATTTTGATTATATTTTTCATTATGCAGCAGTGCTTGGCGTAAAGAGAGTAATGGAGCAACCACTTTTGGTTTTGGATGATATAGTTGGAATAAAAAATATATTATCACTTTCAAAAGAATTTTCTATAAAAAAGGTTGTTTTTTCATCATCATCTGAGGCATATGGAACTTTGAATGAATTACCTCTTAGAGAAGATAATAACAAGGAACTTTCTTATCAAACACACAGTACGAGTTTATATGCACTTGTGAAATTGATGGGTGAAAAAATTATGAAAGTTTACAATGATAATTATGGAGTAAAAACTTGTTCTTTGCGATTTTTTAATGTATTTGGAGAAAGACAGGAATCATCTGCTTATGGTTTTGTAGTTGGAGTATTCATAAAACAGGTTTTAAAGGGTGAATCTCTAACGATTTATGGAGATGGATATCAAACAAGAGATTTCATCTATGTAAAAGATAATGTCAGATCTGCCATAAAAGCACTTTTGTCAGATTCTACAAATGGTGAAACAATAAATATTGGACTTGGAAGACAAACTACAATACTTGATTTAGCACAAAGAATTATTAAAATAAGCAATAAGGATTTAAAACCAGTTTTTATAGGCGAGCGTGGTTATGAAATAAAATATAGAAGCCCAGATGTTTCAAAGATGCAAAGTTTGTTGGGGGAAAAAATAGAAGATAATTTGGATGAAAATTTGAAAAAGACCTACGAATATTATGCAAACAAAAAATAA
- a CDS encoding glycosyltransferase encodes MNKNKTKLCHIITQTHFGGAQKYLCDIINNLDDNFEITIAFGEGKKEELKKYITNKNVKIVKLKHLIRNINIFKDKLAFLELFIFFKKYKFDIIHLHSSKAGFIASITGKLTGVKKIIYTAHGWVFKENLNPTKKQFYILLEKFSSKFKDKIICVSQNDYNLALEKNIVSKNKLTMIYNGIKSKNYLNNEDAREFLFQKINTLDTKQKIIGTISNLYSNKGINYLIESAILLNEKYNNLLFIIIGSGPEKENLQKLIKKNNLKNFFLIGNINNAYKYLKAFDIFALTSIKEGLPYTLLEALEAKISIVCSNLESLTEIIENNQNGLIYDVKNINDLTDKIQTLLDNNDVAEKLKNNDRLILSKFDFQNFIENIKNIYLNKL; translated from the coding sequence ATGAATAAAAACAAAACAAAACTTTGCCACATAATAACACAAACACACTTTGGCGGTGCTCAAAAATATCTATGTGACATAATAAACAATCTTGATGATAATTTTGAGATAACTATTGCCTTTGGTGAAGGAAAAAAAGAAGAATTAAAAAAATATATAACAAACAAAAATGTAAAAATTGTCAAATTAAAACATCTAATAAGAAATATAAACATTTTTAAAGATAAGCTAGCATTTTTGGAATTATTTATATTTTTCAAAAAATATAAATTTGATATTATTCATCTTCATTCTTCAAAAGCTGGTTTCATAGCTTCAATAACTGGAAAACTAACTGGAGTGAAAAAAATAATTTATACAGCTCACGGTTGGGTTTTCAAAGAAAATCTAAATCCCACAAAAAAACAATTCTATATATTATTGGAAAAATTTTCTTCAAAATTCAAAGACAAAATAATTTGTGTGTCGCAAAATGATTATAATTTAGCACTTGAAAAAAATATTGTCTCAAAAAACAAACTTACAATGATTTACAATGGAATAAAGTCTAAAAATTATTTAAATAATGAAGATGCACGAGAATTTTTATTTCAAAAAATAAACACGCTAGACACAAAACAAAAAATAATAGGAACCATATCCAACTTATATTCAAACAAAGGTATAAATTATTTAATCGAATCAGCAATATTATTAAATGAAAAATATAATAATTTATTATTTATAATTATAGGATCCGGCCCAGAAAAAGAAAATCTTCAAAAACTAATAAAGAAAAATAATTTAAAAAACTTCTTTTTGATAGGTAATATAAACAATGCTTATAAATATCTAAAAGCTTTTGATATATTTGCCCTCACATCAATCAAGGAAGGTCTTCCTTATACACTTTTAGAGGCTCTAGAAGCCAAAATTTCAATAGTTTGCAGTAATCTTGAATCATTGACTGAAATTATAGAAAATAATCAAAATGGGCTAATATATGACGTAAAAAATATAAATGATTTAACAGATAAAATACAAACACTTTTAGACAATAATGATGTTGCAGAAAAATTAAAAAATAATGATAGGTTAATATTATCAAAATTTGATTTTCAAAATTTTATAGAGAATATAAAAAATATCTATCTAAACAAATTATAA
- a CDS encoding O-antigen ligase family protein, with the protein MNNLEKNLRIVINILIVGVFISCTLIFREWIFPYITSKAIPFRILVELLSFFYLVLALYYPKYRPKKSILLLSIIIFTFITIITAIFGLNPKLSFVGDLERMWGINTWLHLVLFFIVLSNFLKTKKEWFVFLNVSLIFCSYIAFYGYLQRWNVSFVFQTGGQMIQSVLGNVSYTAGLLILGVLLSLYLLVTKKEWYFKLIFATHIFIQLPAMFLTQTRGAQVGLMAAILILGIYFIFRGSSKVLKISLIVFLLSIITFFGLAFANKDADWVKNNVITKRIVNISFAEGTVRTRLISWNGGWQAFKERPIFGYGMENYGYAFDKYFQADYYNIAPTEVWFDRAHNMVVETLVATGIFGILSYLSIFVILFYYLFKIHKTQQDEDEKIFSIFLAVIVVAYFIQNLFVFDTLAVTTMFFFIIAYIESSYNEVFDKKLLWEKISNSNWIIISFAGIIVFYFVLGMNMNHLNIAKQDYIVQRSFHQSTDFTDIYTNIEELFNYPGYLNKDSVSMTTDILTSSMSKINSQEKAEIFNNIYIFLIDKNKEYLKEDSKDAYTQLNLARLYMGKASMFSQDSDEFKNNLEESKKIIDYSIELSPQKLHNYFLRSRANLNLGKMDEALEDLQTALKYNDKYGTTYWLIGEVYSYMSVDKKIILDNIDNAIKHNHRFLLGDLKKAIALYGEDGYSDQRIFLYENIIKYENNPKYYSELGKLYQEKGMNDKAEENFNKASYLYNNTSTTTNIK; encoded by the coding sequence ATGAATAATTTAGAAAAGAACTTAAGAATTGTGATAAACATACTTATTGTAGGTGTTTTTATAAGTTGTACTTTGATATTTAGGGAATGGATATTTCCATATATTACATCAAAAGCAATACCATTTAGAATATTAGTTGAGTTATTGTCATTTTTTTATCTTGTATTAGCTTTATATTATCCAAAATATAGACCAAAAAAATCCATTTTACTTTTATCAATTATTATTTTTACATTTATAACTATTATTACAGCTATATTTGGACTAAATCCAAAGCTATCATTTGTTGGAGACCTTGAAAGAATGTGGGGTATAAATACATGGCTTCATTTGGTTTTATTTTTTATAGTGCTTAGTAATTTTTTAAAAACAAAAAAAGAGTGGTTTGTATTTTTGAATGTTTCACTTATATTTTGCTCTTATATTGCTTTTTATGGATATTTACAAAGATGGAATGTGTCCTTTGTATTTCAAACTGGTGGTCAAATGATTCAGAGTGTTTTGGGTAATGTTTCATATACAGCAGGACTTCTTATTTTGGGAGTTTTGTTGTCTTTATATTTATTAGTCACAAAAAAAGAATGGTACTTTAAATTGATTTTTGCTACTCATATATTTATACAACTTCCTGCTATGTTTTTGACTCAAACTAGAGGTGCTCAAGTTGGTTTAATGGCTGCTATATTGATTTTGGGAATATATTTTATTTTTAGAGGTAGTTCAAAAGTTTTAAAGATTTCACTTATTGTATTTTTGCTATCTATTATTACATTTTTTGGATTAGCTTTTGCAAACAAAGATGCTGATTGGGTAAAAAATAATGTAATTACAAAAAGAATTGTTAATATTTCTTTTGCTGAAGGTACCGTTAGAACTAGACTTATATCATGGAATGGAGGATGGCAAGCATTCAAAGAAAGACCTATTTTTGGTTATGGAATGGAAAATTATGGTTATGCTTTTGATAAATATTTTCAGGCTGATTATTACAATATAGCCCCTACTGAAGTATGGTTTGATAGGGCTCATAATATGGTTGTAGAAACTTTGGTAGCTACTGGAATATTTGGTATTCTTTCTTATTTATCAATATTTGTTATTCTTTTTTATTATCTTTTTAAAATTCATAAAACTCAACAAGATGAAGATGAAAAAATATTTTCTATATTTCTTGCAGTTATAGTAGTAGCTTATTTTATACAAAATTTGTTTGTATTTGATACATTAGCAGTTACAACAATGTTTTTCTTTATAATTGCATATATTGAAAGTAGCTATAATGAAGTTTTTGATAAAAAATTGTTGTGGGAAAAAATAAGTAATTCAAACTGGATAATAATTTCTTTTGCTGGAATAATAGTTTTTTATTTTGTACTTGGTATGAATATGAATCATTTAAATATTGCAAAGCAAGATTATATTGTACAAAGAAGTTTTCATCAAAGTACAGATTTTACAGATATATATACTAATATAGAAGAGTTATTTAATTATCCTGGATATTTAAATAAAGATTCTGTATCTATGACAACTGACATACTAACCAGCTCAATGTCAAAAATAAATAGTCAAGAAAAAGCGGAGATTTTTAATAATATATATATTTTTTTGATAGATAAAAATAAGGAATATCTAAAGGAGGATTCAAAAGATGCTTATACGCAACTTAATTTAGCTAGACTTTATATGGGTAAGGCTAGTATGTTTTCTCAAGATAGTGATGAATTTAAAAATAATTTAGAGGAATCAAAAAAAATAATAGATTATTCAATAGAATTATCTCCTCAGAAATTGCATAATTATTTCTTAAGATCTAGGGCAAATCTCAATCTAGGGAAAATGGATGAAGCATTAGAAGACTTACAAACAGCTCTTAAATATAATGATAAATATGGTACAACTTATTGGTTGATTGGAGAAGTTTATTCATATATGAGCGTTGATAAAAAAATAATCTTGGATAATATAGATAATGCTATAAAACATAATCATAGATTTTTATTAGGTGATTTAAAAAAGGCAATAGCGTTATATGGTGAAGATGGATATTCAGATCAGAGAATATTTTTGTATGAAAATATTATAAAATATGAAAATAACCCAAAATATTATTCAGAACTTGGAAAATTATATCAAGAAAAGGGAATGAATGATAAAGCAGAAGAAAATTTTAATAAAGCTTCATATTTATACAACAATACTTCTACAACTACAAATATTAAGTAA
- a CDS encoding DUF5667 domain-containing protein has protein sequence MKDKDIIQKLSEFSKIEPDEKWYHVNRSILFNIIKNDTSKKRSMGFKSFYLYTNIFFRNMMPSWKTASVLSSVFIVIFTTVFGANAALPGNILYPVKLTMEKGELMLTKDGSVEQVDVYFKHINKRLEEMDKLVENNNQAQITKVADNIKNNLDSLKNNLETAKKDNKDSQKTIEVAKLVDERTQQTSEILKATAEKVSNDGISEVIKANNLVSKTALDMIINNENTSQDQNLKELVEKSIENRILLQSDRLEEVDKKIEQGNTLSSNQDVINTTTTSSETINSENKSTIEFSIETIKQVKANQIPVYLEEAKKLLQEGKYQEALLRLKEVEFYIDLSEEVLENSYKNQIQELEKEINSQEVKGQTEQKSDSSFELK, from the coding sequence ATGAAAGATAAAGATATAATTCAAAAGCTAAGCGAATTTAGCAAAATAGAACCAGACGAAAAATGGTATCACGTAAATCGTTCTATTCTTTTTAATATTATAAAAAATGACACTTCAAAGAAAAGAAGCATGGGATTCAAATCTTTTTACTTATATACAAATATATTTTTTAGAAATATGATGCCAAGTTGGAAGACAGCATCTGTTTTGTCATCTGTATTTATAGTAATATTCACAACAGTTTTTGGTGCAAATGCAGCGCTCCCAGGTAATATTCTTTATCCTGTAAAACTTACAATGGAAAAAGGTGAACTTATGCTTACAAAAGATGGCTCAGTAGAACAAGTAGATGTATATTTCAAACACATTAATAAGAGATTAGAAGAAATGGACAAGTTAGTAGAAAATAATAACCAAGCTCAGATTACAAAAGTAGCAGATAATATAAAAAATAATTTAGATAGTTTAAAAAATAATCTAGAAACAGCCAAAAAAGATAATAAAGATTCTCAAAAAACGATAGAAGTAGCAAAATTAGTAGATGAAAGAACTCAACAAACATCAGAAATATTAAAGGCAACGGCAGAGAAAGTGTCAAATGATGGTATAAGTGAGGTTATAAAAGCAAATAATTTAGTTAGCAAAACAGCTCTTGATATGATAATAAACAATGAAAATACATCACAAGATCAAAATCTCAAAGAATTAGTAGAAAAAAGTATAGAAAATAGAATATTATTACAATCAGATAGACTTGAAGAAGTCGACAAAAAAATAGAACAAGGAAATACACTTTCTTCAAATCAGGATGTAATAAACACAACAACCACGTCATCAGAAACAATAAATTCAGAAAATAAAAGTACTATAGAATTCAGTATAGAAACAATAAAACAAGTAAAAGCAAATCAAATACCGGTATATTTAGAAGAAGCAAAGAAGTTATTACAAGAAGGTAAATATCAAGAGGCATTACTAAGATTAAAAGAAGTAGAATTTTATATAGACTTATCAGAGGAAGTTTTAGAAAACTCTTACAAAAATCAAATTCAGGAATTAGAAAAAGAAATTAATAGTCAGGAAGTAAAAGGACAAACAGAACAAAAATCAGATTCTAGTTTTGAATTAAAGTAA